The following proteins come from a genomic window of Haliaeetus albicilla chromosome 23, bHalAlb1.1, whole genome shotgun sequence:
- the APLN gene encoding apelin: protein MTGRAAGPGRALTAYKCGSPAAGPPPLLLPPPPPRSPPSMAAPRWLLALLLLWLALAAAGPLGQAPDGKDAEDGLIRTLVRPRGARRGAGHRPSGWRRYRRPRPRLSHKGPMPF from the exons ATgaccgggcgggcggcggggcccggccgggctCTCACCGCCTACAAATGCGGCTCCCCCGcagcggggccgccgccgctgctgctgccgccgccgccgccccgcagcccccccagcaTGGCCGCGCCGCGCTGGCTCCtggcgctgctgctgctctggctcGCCCTGGCCGCCGCGG GACCGCTGGGCCAGGCGCCGGATGGGAAGGATGCGGAGGACGGCCTCATCCGAACCCTGGTGCGGCCGCGGGGTGCACGGCGCGGGGCTGGGCACCGGCCGAGCGGCTGGAGGAGGTaccggcggccccggccccggcttTCCCACAAGGGCCCCATGCCCTTCTGA